DNA sequence from the Centroberyx gerrardi isolate f3 chromosome 22, fCenGer3.hap1.cur.20231027, whole genome shotgun sequence genome:
CTGGTCTCTGCGGTCTCGCGGTTCATATAGGAACAGCCCACGGACACAAGATAGGGACTGTGGAAGAGTGATATCTTCtttttgtgttgtgtcacaCGCTTGGCATTTCccctggtggagagagagagccgactgAGAAAACTGACTCACCCCGCGACCTTGACCATCTTGGGTTGAAAGGTCTCCACATGCTTCAGAAGGGCCTTCATGGTCTTTCCTGTGTCAACTATCGCCTTGGGGAAGGGAAGAgcgaaagaaagggagagatgaagagagagagagagagagagagtgcttgaATGCTTTCATagaggagagaaacacaatAGCAAATCAACGATAAAGTCCAGCTAAATGACGGCCTAATCTGCAGATTATAGTAAAAATAGTTTCCCCTAGCCTCGCTATTAGCAAATTAAAAATGCCTACAATTAGTATTGATTATGTGCAATATCTGGCTGTGTTGCACATACGCAGCGCATATTCCACAGTGTCACACTTATATAATCTGTTATATAAAGTGGTGTTTTTCCATATACACAGCACATTTTCCAGTGTAAGTAAGTGTTGATCTTTCAGTGgcaattatttggagttgacgagtgttgattggagagttgttttcTCACTCACTGACCTGATCTGGCtctggggcggctgttcaaaacgatataaaagtgataaattatCTCTGATTGGTGTGGTGACATATATAAATACTGGCACAGCGTTGATTTTTACACGGCTGACATCCGTCCAGAAACTTTTCACAGCTGAAACATGATCTCAAAGGGAAAAGACCTCGCTCTTTTTGTCCTTTTGTAGCCCAGCAGCAAGAGAGATGTGGTCTTTACAAGCATAAAGGCTTCTCGATCAACAAGACAAAGAGGAGTGCAAACATTTCAAGGCAACAATAGCATCAAACAAGCTAGTAATTTGAAAGGGAATACTTGCTTTTCATTTGCTTTAACGTAATGATGGAATTAATGCAGATAAAAGATATATTAATACAGAAAGATAATGTTTACACTCACCTCAACAATGAGCACATTCTTGgtaacatgtaaaaaaaacagtaatgcaTTTGTTAAGCATCATCTTTGAGTTTTTAACATCACAATACTGTCCTTTCATAGTAATATAAAGGTTTTAACAGTGTTGTTTCTAAAAAACATTTCTTAGAGACAGTATCTATAGCAACAGTCGGCTGTATCTTCAGTGCCtcaatgaaaacacagacatcTCATTATGTTCTTCCCAATAATGAACATTTGTGTCTACAGTGAGCAAAAAGTCACTTCTAAGTGTCCAGGCGTCACACACTTTCCCCGCTGCCGGGTTTCAAGTGACTCCTTGTTCCCTTGGCTGGGTGTATGGGCTCTTTGTGAGGCCAGTGGAGAGTATCTATGGTTCGGGGAGAGTGATCGGAGAGAATGCAGGCACCCGGCCAATGTTCCCAGTCTACACCTGAACACTGTTACGTAACACTccgagagagtagaggaggacaAGTATGGAAAGAAACGACAAGAAAACTCATAACTAACCTGCTTTGCTGCGTGCtgcacacataaatatacagtCGGTCAGACAACAACTGTCACATCAGCAGTTTTTTGCctccatgcagtgtgtgtgtacactgcatGGAGGCAAAAAACtcagagagagtagaggaggacaAGTATGGAAAGAAACGACAAGAAAACTCACAACTAACCTGCTTTGCTGCATGCtgcacacataaatatacagtCGGTCAGACAACAACTGTCACATCAGCAGTTTTTTGCCTCCatgcagtgtacacacacactgcatggaTGTCATATTCATGGCTGTGTTAAATTCAAACTTAAAGTCGCAATGAAaccttgcttccttaatgtgatgtatttcctgttgaaacaggatgttggggtgggacataatgcGGGGACagatcattcaaaagtataAACCAATTGGAGATCAGTTATGGagaaaaatacttttatttgttttatttgatgggaggggcgcaGGGGCAGGACTGttgaaaaatctgtgatggttttattggttggaattttaatgtacgcctcctggtacatgatgaagtcaccactaaagattttctgttttcagaaCGAGCTAAAGGTGTCATTTCAGCGTGACTTTAACTCCTCAGATTACCATAATGACACCTGGGATTAAGAAATATAAGTAGCCTACTATGAACCCAAAGAGAGACGCTGTCCAATAGGAATtgcattaaaaactctgcaacTTTCAACAACGCAGACGAACGCTGCTGCTGGCCGGTGTTCAACTCATGGAAACCGGAGAGCTTCCCCATGCCACCTCACACTCTAACACAACATTTACTTCTGCTACGCTGACATTATAAATACTACCGAACTGTGTTGTGAATGTCTCCACATTCAGCAGAAAAACACCATAATGTACCTGGAGTTGTGACTCAACAAGGTGTCTGTTTAAAGCCTACAAAGACTGAGCCAATGACTAATAATCCACGGGAATATCTGTCTTGAGATGTTGTGTGAGACTCTGTGGGGGGTTTGCGTTTAACATTCCCATCAAGCTGAAGGATCGTAATAAGAGCGCTGACCTTACTGATACACACTCATCTACACTGGAGTGATTCATGTTCTCTGTGCAAGGTGCTTGTCAGCCTTTTTTGagcaaacattgtttttttttttaattctctttGACCTTTTTACCCCGAGCAAAAATGCATCTTAGCTAACTAATTCTGTGGtggagaatgttttttttttttgagtgtgtgagttTTCTGTCTAAAGCCAGTCTCAGAGAATAATTTCACGAGGAGAGATAATTCCTGGTGATTAAATGAACTGCGTCCTCTGCGgactcctcactcctccctacTGGAACTTTACAGAGATGAACAGTCAGCAAATTTGCCCTGTGGGAGCATTCCATCGCTCTAAATGTCTGATTCACGGCCGCGCCGGTGAAGGGAAAACCACCGCTAACAAAGTGACAGTCATAAGGTGAGCACACAGAGGACGGCTGTGAGGAGAGAGCCTCCAATATATAACCGGGTATATGGAAGAATATACTATGTGTGTAGGTCCATAGGCAGGGTTGGGCAATAGCGTTATGtatcataaatgcaaaaaaatttAACTGTATTCCGTTACATTACCTACAAAAATGAATGTCTTCTGATTACAGATACATAAAAATTAGAGGATTACTTCTGGGAGTAAGTGagatatgtgtttttatatgtacagtatgtgtgtgtgtgtgtgtgtgtgtgtgtgtgtgtgttcaccctcCCAGTCATTTTGAAGATTACCTCCTGACAGTTGAACGGCACCCTCTTGAGGCCAGGATAGTTTTTCTCAAAGACTCAAAATACTGACACGGATAAtgccccctccacacacacacacacctacacacacacacacacacacacacacacgcacccacaacCTCTATAATGTGTTCAAAACCAAGTTTACATGCTTAGCTAAACACACCTTTCCCCGCAGGAAAGACAGATCTCGGCTTCCTATGATGTGCAGGTCTTCTGTCGATTGGTCATTCTGGGGagagaaataacaaaaatggaGAGATAATTCATGTGATGTAATTGTGCTCACTCACATTGATGTAAATAGCTGCAGTACAGATGTAGCTATTGTaaaagtcccactttttactgcatggtTGCACTTGTACTCCATCCCTAAGGAAAAAATCTAGTTTTGCTCAGACActagagttttgtgttacagtaTACTAACTTGGTTCTACTGtataacattcaagaaagaattgtCTGCAGCACTAAAGCTGGATACATGCAGTATAAATGCACGGAGGGGGACTTCTGCCTCGACTACCACTGTATGAAGGTAGGCCACAATATTAGCCTTCACATAAACAGAGACAGGgactttctttccctctcagaAACTCGGCCCCCAGCCTTGAAGAATGCTGCCTTTGAAGTTAGAATTGGTTGGCTACAGATGCATCACTGGGATAAGAGAAGCAGTGACATGGACAAAATCCTGAGCCTGGGGGCAGGTCACATGACTCCATCATGACCAGGGAGATTGACTTAACAGTGTCATTGCTCACACTGTCCTTAGTGTCTGGTACAGCTCAccgccatgttttttgttgacatcagaATGTACTGATAATGCTGTGCGAGTCTgagtttgcaaaaaaaaaaaaaagtgaaaggagtaacATGTTTACAAGCCACAGAAACCTGTTTAATATAGGAGTAAAACAGGTATCTTAACCGGGTTTCTCATATTCAAAGTATGAGCTTATCTGGGTTATTCTAACCAAGTTATGATATGAtaatatgtttacatgcatcgaCCCAAAACAGGCTTACTTGAGTAATTCACATGCAGCCATTagcattgatcaacaaccctatcaactccCTGCAGACATATTCTGGTCATTATGTGCTatgaggcagtaaaaatccTATTTTTTTGCCCCGTTAAGGAATCATGTGATTTTACAGTATGACTTCACACTTGTCTAATTGATCCACTGAGGCACAAGACAATCTGTAATTCAACTGAGACCTTCCCCTGTCCTGCAGCTACTTACATTTAGATTCTGGAATGAAAAATAGTGAGTCCCCCCTTCTGCTGTGGAGGGACAGGAGGAATGTGACCACATGCAGAGAAATGTGATTCGGATCATTTGTCAGGTCCGTCACACACTGTcctcagcatgtgtgtgtgtgtgtgtgtgtgtgtgtgtgacaggcctTGACGTTTCAGACAGAGACCGTCCTGGGACGACCCTAAAGCTGTGtgccaaaacacacactatCCCAACAAGAGGGAGGGATACACAGTAAGGAGTCAGTATTTTATATGCAGTGGAGCGATCCTCCATTAAggaacaatgtaaacaaaggtAAACAAGAGCCTGTAATGATGCATCAACACAAACTGATAGTCAACCATGCAGTGTGTGAACCTGTTTATATCACTCCCAAGGTTAATTCTTCAGTATTTCACGCTCCACTATCGATTTCCCTATTAAACATGAACAACAGTGACATCTGCTGGCCACATTGGGACTGTCCCACCAGTCTAGGACAGGGTTAGATAAGgggataataaaaaaaataggaatTGTCTGAAGCGTAACTATATATCAGAGAGGAAAGACTGTAACTAAAAAGCTAAGATAAATGGTGAAGTGGTGAGTGAGATTTCATCGCACCCCGgtctgtttcttttctgagCCACCTGTGTGAAATTGAATACATAATGCACTGATGCATTTTCTCTTCATTctcatttccttccttttctaTCATTCCTCCAGCTTTGACTTATAATCGAATTGCTGATTTTCTACAatacagagataaaaaaaaattaagatgtTGAAAAAATTAGGTCTAGActgaaaataatgataaattgaTGGAGGAATATAGACCATATAACAGGAGAACATAATAAGGAATTGTGTCtaatcatttttcttttgttcccctcttttttttttggcttttctTGTTGTATCCTTGTATGGAATGTTTAGTTCTATCTCTGTAACTCTGTAATGTATGATATTcctaattaaaaaaatacatatgcaTAGAAAAATCTGCAAGAACctctcagaaaaaaataataatgtggcCTTTTGAAGTTTGATTCCATCTTATTTCTTACAGTTTTTCATCTTACATTACAGCCTTCTTTGTGCATCAGTGTGCTGTCCGCTGCAGTTCTCCTACCAGGTAGCTCTTCAGACGGATGAACTCCACCCGGGTCTCCAGGTACTTGTTGGAGTTGCGGCTGAGGACCTTGATGAACTCCACCAGGTCTGAGCAGAACTTGTAGCCGCCCTTCAGGACGCACAGCGCCACGATGTCATGGTCCCCGATGTCATCCATGATGTGGCGGGCCAGGCGCTCGATCCTGCAGGAGCAATTACAATTAAGTACATCACCagcaaattttaaaaaatcgcactctgcatttgtgtgtaaaCCTAGGGTGGGGCGATATGTTTGAAAATcaatcacgataatcataaaaaaaaatgtgatatcGATTTAAATCATGATATggctcacatatgcaaaatcatgttaaatCATCAAATTAATGCTCATCCCATGTTAGGTTttcttgttatcatcaatttaaacagcagaattgtgtgtcataaTATATTTTGTGTAATATTTTACACTACACATAAAATATCCCTTAAAATGGTAACCACCATCACATCATTCACTGCAATCTGCCTTAATTCTCTTTCTCACCATTACCATACAACAACCATATTTTGTAGTCTGTTACTTGTTACCTGTCCATGATCACCCCATGTGGAATGTAAACACTCTCAATATCTTCATGGTAGTGCTCTGGGTAAGTGAACAGGTCCAGACTGTATCCCGGCCAGTCATCTTTAATCTGGGATGGAGAGCATGCTGTTAGGAGAGGAGGTGTTGTACAGCCAAAGGACTTCTCATGCAATATGTGACAGGGGATGACCAAATGATTAAAAGTGCTGTTTAACACTAGAAGAGCTGATGGATTTTGGAGAGTTGAAGAAAAGGCCAACAAGTCGTCATCTGAAGGGGTGAAATATTTTCATTTGGGTTAAACAGAAATtgggtctaggaaaagtcatggagagacattttgaaaactGAGATTTTTCAatactaaaattcaaaacagctgtcaaTCTAAGTGTAGAAACTGCTCAGCCAGGTCATTGTGTTTTTGGTCGATTTGCCTCGGAGATTATATGTGAAGTACACATATTTCTAAACATTAAAGTGAAGCaacatgatgatgattgatGGCCCTTTTCACATGCCTGCAACCTGTAAGCTCAAAGTGGCGACTGCTAGTGACTTTAACCTGATTACATTAGAGCTGGAAGTGAGCGTTAAGAAAAACCTTTAAAGATGATTCAGTCAAATCATGATTTACAACAGAGGGAAATCATTCAGGGAATAAAATATTACACTATTTTAAATATCTGAATCTGTTATGTTCCAACTAGCCTTATAACGattatttttcactttcttAAACTTTGACATGCTTCACAGGCCTTACTGTTACAACAGCTTATAATAGCTGAATAAATCATTAGTGTCTTTATTCTGCTTATGCTGCAGGCTGGGTTGCAAAATACACAGACATGATCTAAAGTAGTGAACAGAGCACCAGATGTTGTGTTTAACATACCACAATTCCCCCTTTCATCCCTCTGTTTTCCATCTCTGGTGATGCTGTCCAGATGAAAATGGTCTTCACTCAGGGAAAGAGACTTCAGGATGGGATAGGAATGGACTTCAATGGactacagtagaaacacataaaaaataaatagagagAGGCTTTCCCCATCCTCTGAATTGTAACAGGCAAAAGGCCAACAGGCTTGAGATATAGACTACTATACATTTGAAACCGTTAGAAAGGATAGTAATCCTATGGTACACCTTAGAAGAATACTATAGCCTACAAATGCCACGGCAGCACTATAAGGTAACTAAAACTTTAAGTTAAGTTATAGAGTATAGAACAAATTGtaatattatagagataccaGAGGACAAAAAGTATGATACTGTCACTATTGAGCcccatacacactcacagtcactataggaacattataggaACATTGTAGTGGTTTTTAATTAGGGAAGAGCGTTACTACGCTATAAAATAGTATTTAAGTAGACAGAATTAATGAGTAAATCTAGATCGGAGACATTAAATTCATTAAAATCGTATAGTAGATTAGTAGTCATTCTGTCTGTACAGGTGAACTACTAAGCTAAACaacactgtaaatgtaaaatatatatcgCTTACCGTTTTAGCCCCTTTTCCAGTGAAAACGCAGCAAACAAAGAGAGATAATTCAGAAGGAAACCTGAAGTCCCTGCCGGCCACGTGCTGCGGGATCACGCTCCAGTCATTTGTGTGAAAGGACGAGGTTGTTGTGCTTGTGAAGAATGAATGGATACGGAATGCCTCAATTAGGCATCTGAATTAGGGATAATCAGCTTCATGTGATGCCATGTTGGCTTTTGGCGGCACCATAGGCCTGACTGagggagagtaaaaaaaaaacataaaacctaaacaaaacaaaaaccattTGGGTTCAGATCCCAGGCAGTGGATTTTATTCAGTCAGGATGAAACTTGAAAGGTTTTTCTCAGAGCCTGTACAGTCTACTGCGCACTGGTTGCAAGCTGTGAGAAAACACAAAGGAGTTTTCTTCCAAAATCCATCatcaggagggaaggaaggaaggaaagaaggaagttgggagggaaggaagaaaggaataCAGGAAGGAAGgtgggaaagaagaaaggaagaaaggtgggaaggaaggaaggaaggaaggagggaagaaaggaaggaaggaaggaaggaaggagggaatgataaaggaaagaaggaaggaaggaagttaGGGGGGAagcaaggaaagaaggaaggaaggaaggaaggagggaagaaaaagaaagaaagaaagaaagaaagaaaaagaaaccaaTCAATCATTTAATCAATCATTTTAAAATACAGTAACATaatttttaggatttttttttttttttttttacttatatcTAATGGTGTAAATCTCATTTTGTAACACAAAGCTCTTCAAATGTGtacaaaaatgttttcacttttgATCACAATAAACTAGATGCAGtaggaaaacatgtttttgttaAATTGACCATTGGGCAAATCTTGAAAATACATGCACAGAATTTATTTTACCCAAACCCATGTGGCATCTGGTCAAGACAAACATCTGATCAAGTTTAAAATGCCTCAGTTGTTGGCTATGTAGATGGTCTTGAATCTCTCAAACACATTGATGTCGCTCTCCAGCTGCTTCATCGCCAGGTCCAGGCGCTCCTTGCGGGACTTTTTGGTTATGGTATCCGTGACAACCGAGAGGCCCTGGTACTGATGATGCAGCTCCTCCCAGTTCTTCTTCAGGCCCTGGATAGATGAATCAGTGAGGGGAAACCCATCAGTATCACAACAAAATGAGCTTCACAGTAGATTATGGATAATGGATTCAAGCCCTGGCCTTTCACACTGTAACCAGCACATCTAATGGCATACACGGCAAATtctccagtgttaataagtgttgatttttcactgacaattatttggagtgaagtgttgattggacagtTGCTTGTTTACTCACAGAGCTGAGGCGGCTCTGAgacggctgttcaaaactatctaaaagtgttaaattaactctgatgggtgtggatttacattgattttttacactctcagaattaaattaacactgatgattttgcCTCTGCTTTAACACACGTAAATGATGACTGGCCTTGAAGGACATAATCTGATGTCAAGCCGACTTTTAACAGACATTTAACTCTTGACTGGATCTGAATGTTTTGTTGAGTGTTCAGTATGATTTAATGTGATTAGGCCATATCACAGTTCTTCACAACGACCAATTTTACAATATGTGAAATAACCGTGGGTTTATAACAAGATAAAACCTGCAGTTATATGTACATTGGAACCTTGTGGTGAAATCCCTGAACATTTCAAGGACATGGAAATCATTTGTTTCCCtttacttttccagacttttccagCCCTGTGTAGGAACCCCAGTTTTTCGTGtgggagacagagctgcagttgTGCGTCTGCGTGGTTGAGTACCTGCAGGATGTTCTGCCGCTCCTCGTCAGACAGCTGCTTCATGGCCCCCTGCTTCATCTGCTCTTTAACATAGCTGTCGTACTCCTCCTGAGCCCTCTGAGCCTCTTCATTGCGCTGCTGCAGGTACTCAGGAATCTCTCCGTAATCCTGCAGACAGGAAAAGGGAACATTTATCTGGATTTACTGTTTTTCTTAGATGATGAAAAGCCATTCCGAGTATTTCTATTTGATTTTGTGGTTAAATACGAGTGGACAAACAGCCTTATAGCGTTTCTTCTGTATTCCTATAGCACCATACCTTCTTCTTGATGTACTTAGGGACGAGTCCTGACTTTTCCAGGAGCTGCTTGTGACCCCTGTTGGTGTCTGCGTAGGTGGGCTGTTGCGTCCTCGGCACAGCCATGATGTTCTCCAGGGCGTTTGTCTTTATAAAGTCCCTCTTGGTATGAATGCCCATAGTTGGGTTGTCCGTCCTCACAGGAACGCCTGGTTTCCTCAGAGTGTCCACGCTATCGCCTGCTTTTGAATACAATTTCTCTGAAGGAATTAAAAACATGACTGTGAGAAAATCAGACGCGAAAATTAGTGAATCATTACTCAAAGATACACCCACACAGTAATGAAATGCTCTTTAGAAGAATGTGCGGCTCACTTTCAGGCAGTTTTGGCTCCTTTGAATGCTTCCTCAGGTATTTCTCTGGGGACGGCACCTCTGCTTTCGCCGGTCCCATTGTCCTCATTGCATCCTTATTTGACTTTTTCTCGAGCACGACTGTTGTCCTAAACTTGGACATATACCTTTAGAAACAGCACATTAGAGCAAATTAAATCATTTAAGGGATTTAAACACAGTAATGTTGAggacatcaaattcaattaCCTGTAAAACAAATTTACAAATATGATACTAATGTGTCTGAATCTgaaccccccaaaaaagacaAGATAAGAATAAATCAGGACATATCATTGTAAAATGATATGTCTTACCAGTAGTATTACCAGTAGTTTGAAGCTGTAAAGAATTTGTTAATATCACCTAATATGGAATAAGTCAACCCAA
Encoded proteins:
- the enkur gene encoding enkurin isoform X1; the encoded protein is MSEIMYPPESVYNLMPREEVKTEKPPRYMSKFRTTVVLEKKSNKDAMRTMGPAKAEVPSPEKYLRKHSKEPKLPEKKLYSKAGDSVDTLRKPGVPVRTDNPTMGIHTKRDFIKTNALENIMAVPRTQQPTYADTNRGHKQLLEKSGLVPKYIKKKDYGEIPEYLQQRNEEAQRAQEEYDSYVKEQMKQGAMKQLSDEERQNILQGLKKNWEELHHQYQGLSVVTDTITKKSRKERLDLAMKQLESDINVFERFKTIYIANN
- the prtfdc1a gene encoding phosphoribosyltransferase domain-containing protein 1; this encodes MENRGMKGGIVIKDDWPGYSLDLFTYPEHYHEDIESVYIPHGVIMDRIERLARHIMDDIGDHDIVALCVLKGGYKFCSDLVEFIKVLSRNSNKYLETRVEFIRLKSYLNDQSTEDLHIIGSRDLSFLRGKNVLIVEAIVDTGKTMKALLKHVETFQPKMVKVAGLLVKRVPNIAESLTDYVGFEIPNRFVVGYALDYNEYFRDLNHICVISEIGKVKYKV
- the enkur gene encoding enkurin isoform X2, which produces MSEIMYPPESVYNLMPREEVKTEKPPRYMSKFRTTVVLEKKSNKDAMRTMGPAKAEVPSPEKYLRKHSKEPKLPESEPHILLKSISLLKPGVPVRTDNPTMGIHTKRDFIKTNALENIMAVPRTQQPTYADTNRGHKQLLEKSGLVPKYIKKKDYGEIPEYLQQRNEEAQRAQEEYDSYVKEQMKQGAMKQLSDEERQNILQGLKKNWEELHHQYQGLSVVTDTITKKSRKERLDLAMKQLESDINVFERFKTIYIANN